The Sphingobacterium bambusae genome includes a window with the following:
- a CDS encoding helix-turn-helix domain-containing protein, translated as MHQHITKEDLEVFKLELLSEIKRLINDENLALKPTDPGWLRSKAVRSLLNISPATLQNLRVTGRIRYRKVLGSYYYSKEDITLLFKDDD; from the coding sequence ATGCATCAACATATTACAAAAGAAGATTTAGAAGTTTTCAAACTCGAATTATTGAGTGAAATCAAACGACTAATTAATGATGAAAATTTAGCTTTAAAGCCAACAGATCCAGGTTGGCTGCGAAGCAAAGCTGTACGTTCGTTGCTCAATATATCCCCAGCAACTTTGCAGAATCTTAGAGTAACTGGAAGAATCAGGTACCGGAAGGTGCTTGGATCTTACTATTACAGTAAAGAGGACATCACATTATTGTTCAAAGATGATGATTGA
- a CDS encoding DUF4099 domain-containing protein, producing the protein MDKLFNEQDIPVGELRKLGLLNNGKPRLSEADMDALLAGHRTDLITLQDINADGIHIKKMDAKLSLERMPDGHITLQLHPIYRDVKKHPLLLDAEAEQLEQGKLTHVLKTYMENDGKRKSYVIEYDSETREFIAADPDKIRVPAMINGEKLSDLQKEQYRNGSVVELSDGTRLQRRASSRSGVTSNREALMYSLVLDGGISYLLLRSLRNLFGIKSKQKDPYTEGYQRALQDMQQRERNKPVMLQNYAADPRHDLDKQQQHDQGKSRSR; encoded by the coding sequence ATGGACAAACTATTCAATGAACAGGATATTCCTGTAGGAGAATTACGTAAACTGGGATTGCTTAATAATGGCAAACCAAGGTTATCTGAGGCCGATATGGATGCCTTGTTAGCAGGACATCGTACGGATCTCATTACTTTGCAGGATATTAATGCTGATGGTATTCATATCAAGAAAATGGACGCTAAATTGTCTTTGGAAAGAATGCCAGATGGACATATCACGTTACAGCTTCACCCCATATACCGTGATGTAAAGAAACATCCGCTTTTATTGGATGCCGAAGCGGAACAGCTTGAACAGGGAAAACTGACCCATGTGCTGAAAACCTATATGGAAAATGACGGTAAGCGTAAATCTTATGTGATCGAGTACGATTCGGAAACGAGGGAGTTTATCGCTGCCGACCCGGATAAAATAAGAGTGCCGGCGATGATCAATGGAGAGAAACTGTCTGATTTGCAGAAAGAGCAATACAGAAATGGATCTGTTGTTGAACTTTCCGATGGGACACGCTTACAACGCAGAGCAAGTAGCCGTAGTGGTGTCACCTCGAATCGGGAAGCGCTGATGTATTCGCTCGTCCTTGATGGTGGTATTTCTTATCTATTGCTTCGAAGTCTCCGTAATCTATTCGGTATTAAGTCCAAACAAAAAGATCCTTATACCGAAGGCTACCAAAGAGCACTTCAGGATATGCAACAGCGAGAGCGAAATAAACCGGTGATGCTCCAAAATTATGCTGCTGATCCGAGACATGATCTAGACAAGCAGCAGCAGCATGATCAGGGGAAAAGCCGGTCTCGCTAG
- a CDS encoding DUF4099 domain-containing protein: MHYLFKEAELPREALQSLNLFNNEKVAIDDYDLEAMFAGRRSALIAISDVELNSFRIARMEVKLSLNRTDSGEVELLIHPVYRSPQPHYLLDQQAMGTLMDGEQPNHVVELNVGDDKVRRMVVEYDAETREFLAYDAASVKAPVMVNGEELDADQREAYRLGKQVTIYDDTTVQYRVSEPKGMLSNTERVILSFEDDGKLRHVMLHELRNLQDGFHRQLDYNSSSYQNALQIMLKKDFPHLVTADQQVNEQRERFRSR, from the coding sequence ATGCACTACTTATTTAAAGAAGCAGAGCTTCCCCGTGAAGCGCTGCAATCACTAAATCTGTTCAATAATGAAAAGGTAGCTATCGACGACTACGATCTAGAGGCTATGTTTGCTGGACGGCGTTCTGCTTTAATCGCCATTAGTGATGTAGAGCTTAATAGCTTTCGTATCGCTCGGATGGAAGTGAAGCTATCTCTTAACAGAACAGACTCAGGTGAAGTCGAACTGCTCATCCATCCAGTTTACCGAAGTCCTCAGCCGCATTATTTGCTTGATCAACAGGCTATGGGAACGCTAATGGATGGTGAACAGCCGAATCATGTGGTAGAGCTAAACGTTGGCGATGATAAAGTTAGGCGAATGGTGGTGGAGTACGACGCTGAAACGCGTGAATTCCTGGCCTATGATGCTGCCAGTGTAAAAGCGCCGGTAATGGTTAATGGCGAGGAGCTAGATGCTGATCAACGAGAAGCTTACCGACTTGGAAAGCAAGTAACCATCTATGATGATACCACGGTCCAATACCGCGTGTCAGAGCCCAAAGGCATGTTATCCAATACGGAAAGAGTGATCCTAAGTTTTGAAGATGATGGTAAGCTCAGACATGTTATGCTCCATGAGCTACGAAACCTTCAAGATGGCTTTCATAGACAGCTTGATTACAATAGCAGCTCTTACCAAAACGCATTGCAAATCATGCTGAAGAAAGATTTTCCGCATTTGGTTACAGCTGATCAGCAGGTTAATGAGCAGCGCGAGCGTTTTCGATCTCGTTAG
- a CDS encoding M23 family metallopeptidase: MLLVIVFFMGLAYNAYGQVTAKLPTSKKHTVHEGSSYDRKASLVDSMETIVVCSPLRKPKTTSSFGIRRHPVTGRTSFHNGVDLTADDPVVMAMYRGIVVETGEHPLLGIFIRIDHGGVHSIYGHLSACVAAVGDKVRAGQDIGILGRTGRATGIHLHFSVRIGTHYIDPIKFLLELQGNF, from the coding sequence ATGCTACTAGTAATAGTATTTTTCATGGGACTAGCTTATAATGCGTATGGGCAGGTTACGGCGAAGTTACCGACATCTAAAAAACATACAGTACATGAGGGTAGTAGTTATGATCGAAAGGCTTCTTTGGTAGATTCGATGGAAACGATCGTCGTTTGTAGTCCGTTGCGCAAGCCAAAGACTACCTCATCTTTTGGCATACGTCGACATCCGGTAACTGGTAGGACTAGTTTTCATAATGGCGTTGACCTTACTGCTGATGATCCCGTTGTGATGGCAATGTATCGAGGCATTGTGGTCGAGACCGGAGAGCATCCCTTGCTGGGGATATTTATTCGAATCGATCATGGAGGCGTCCACAGCATTTACGGGCATCTCTCTGCTTGTGTTGCGGCCGTTGGTGACAAGGTGCGCGCTGGACAGGACATCGGCATCCTGGGACGAACGGGAAGAGCAACGGGGATTCACCTACATTTCAGTGTGCGGATTGGTACGCACTATATTGATCCAATTAAGTTCCTGTTAGAACTACAGGGCAATTTCTAA
- a CDS encoding type IV secretory system conjugative DNA transfer family protein has translation MEESKEQQSLHRFLQFAIYVLVLFDILCFVGADYILELAGGARHAVTMILGKLLVFKIYQHPFYCKLFTLMIIALVSIGTLSRKKKDLEVGKAIALPFCLGLFFLLVSIWAYDQLGDTTVAAIVWFKNGYVLLTIAGTVLLHLALDNMSKVISSKLGKDRWNIEGESFMQRTKPKLGRFVVNIPMLFYYKGKVRKGYVVLENVFRGTLLIGTPGSGKSFGVVMPVIRQFVALEFTMLIYDFKFPDLGKVAYYHYLLAKQGGKCEDYDFHVVNLTEPEKSRRLNPWRSEYLQSLADASETAEALVEAMKKGDKSGGSDQFFTQSAINFLASCIYFFAKHEDGRYSSFPHVLAFLNRSYEEIFTVLFSNQELESLLSPFMTAFKARAFDQLEGQVGTLKVFISRLATKETFWVFSGDDFELKISDPRNPSILVLANDPNTQSINSACYSVILNRITRLVNSRGNKPVGLIIDEAPTLYAHKIENLIAQARSNLVAVLLGLQELPQFKQQYGKETATSITAVVGNVLSGSVRNKETLDWLERIFGKVKQVSEGLSIDRNKTSVSISERLEPLIPAGKIAALKAGEMVGMLASDAVEDYTGKYEPSAINCRINLDVKAIKQEEAQYRDLPMFYDFAGKKEEILLANFAQINSEVAEIVMGFRPANNA, from the coding sequence ATGGAAGAATCTAAAGAGCAGCAGTCCTTGCACCGCTTCTTGCAGTTTGCTATTTACGTGCTCGTACTGTTCGATATCCTGTGTTTTGTTGGTGCTGACTATATATTGGAGCTAGCAGGGGGAGCTCGTCATGCGGTTACAATGATCTTGGGAAAACTACTGGTATTCAAGATTTACCAGCATCCGTTTTACTGCAAACTCTTTACGCTGATGATTATTGCGCTTGTGTCGATTGGAACGTTAAGCCGTAAAAAGAAGGATCTGGAGGTTGGAAAGGCCATTGCTTTACCTTTTTGTTTGGGACTGTTTTTCTTATTGGTTTCCATATGGGCTTACGACCAACTTGGAGATACAACTGTCGCTGCGATTGTTTGGTTTAAAAATGGGTATGTACTGCTGACCATTGCAGGAACAGTCTTGCTACACCTTGCGCTGGATAATATGTCCAAAGTGATCAGCTCCAAACTAGGAAAGGATAGGTGGAACATCGAAGGGGAATCTTTTATGCAGCGCACCAAACCGAAGCTTGGACGCTTTGTTGTTAATATTCCGATGCTGTTCTATTATAAAGGCAAGGTACGCAAGGGCTACGTGGTGCTGGAGAATGTGTTTCGCGGGACGCTGCTAATCGGTACCCCGGGTAGTGGGAAGAGTTTTGGGGTGGTGATGCCGGTGATCCGGCAGTTTGTTGCCCTAGAATTTACCATGCTGATCTACGACTTTAAGTTTCCCGATCTGGGAAAGGTGGCCTACTACCACTACCTGCTGGCTAAGCAGGGAGGCAAGTGTGAGGACTACGACTTCCATGTGGTTAATTTAACTGAGCCCGAGAAGAGTAGGCGACTGAACCCTTGGCGAAGTGAGTACCTGCAATCTTTAGCCGATGCATCCGAGACAGCCGAGGCGTTGGTGGAAGCGATGAAGAAAGGGGATAAGTCGGGCGGGAGTGACCAGTTCTTTACGCAATCGGCGATCAACTTTCTGGCTTCCTGCATCTATTTTTTTGCTAAACATGAGGATGGTCGCTATTCCAGCTTCCCACATGTGCTTGCCTTTTTAAATCGCTCTTATGAGGAGATCTTCACGGTGCTGTTCTCCAATCAGGAGCTAGAATCGTTGCTTTCTCCCTTTATGACAGCCTTCAAGGCCAGAGCCTTTGACCAGCTCGAGGGGCAGGTGGGAACGCTTAAGGTTTTTATCAGTCGTCTTGCTACCAAAGAAACCTTTTGGGTGTTTTCAGGCGATGATTTTGAGCTGAAGATCAGTGACCCACGTAATCCATCCATCTTGGTGCTGGCCAATGACCCTAACACGCAAAGCATCAACTCGGCCTGTTACTCAGTCATCTTAAACCGCATAACACGTTTGGTGAACTCCCGAGGAAATAAGCCGGTGGGATTGATAATTGATGAGGCGCCTACGCTATATGCCCATAAGATCGAAAACTTGATTGCCCAGGCGCGAAGTAATTTGGTTGCTGTGCTGCTGGGGCTTCAAGAGCTTCCCCAGTTCAAGCAACAGTATGGCAAGGAGACGGCAACATCAATTACCGCCGTGGTGGGAAATGTACTTTCTGGATCGGTACGTAATAAAGAGACGCTTGATTGGCTAGAGCGCATTTTTGGTAAGGTCAAGCAGGTCAGCGAAGGCCTTTCGATAGATCGTAACAAAACTTCTGTATCGATTTCCGAACGTCTGGAACCGCTCATCCCCGCGGGAAAGATTGCCGCCCTCAAAGCGGGGGAGATGGTAGGTATGCTGGCCTCGGACGCTGTTGAAGATTACACGGGCAAATATGAGCCATCGGCGATCAACTGCCGGATCAATTTAGACGTAAAGGCGATCAAGCAGGAGGAAGCACAATATCGTGATCTACCGATGTTTTATGATTTTGCTGGCAAAAAGGAGGAAATCCTACTGGCGAATTTTGCCCAAATCAACTCCGAGGTCGCGGAGATCGTGATGGGATTCCGGCCAGCGAACAATGCATAA